One window of the Misgurnus anguillicaudatus chromosome 8, ASM2758022v2, whole genome shotgun sequence genome contains the following:
- the cnga3a gene encoding LOW QUALITY PROTEIN: cyclic nucleotide-gated channel cone photoreceptor subunit alpha (The sequence of the model RefSeq protein was modified relative to this genomic sequence to represent the inferred CDS: substituted 1 base at 1 genomic stop codon), with translation MAKICTEQSYPSRQHLSVRASDDELNQAENGASRAHSLGEDTSSDMQGIISTGTSQFPESRRTSFTGSGAMARLTQFLVMLQNWASHRLHREVERPDSFLERFRGPDLKDLSSRGSNTHSSIGLPDRPHKHWNMATYNMNNCNNTDDKKEDKKEEIKKDGDKEEKKEEKKEEKKEENKDEKKEEKKDEKKDDKKKDAPPPPKEVWIMDPSSDKYYRWLSIIAAPVFYNLIMLMWXMLHCFYFYRAGFNELQDSYTVLWIILDYGSDVIYYMDTFVRSRTGFLEQGLLVKDGKKLVNHYKKIPQFKYDMISMIPTDLLMFKVGFNNPELRFNRLFKMARLFEFFDRTETRTNYPNIFRISNLVLYILIIIHWNACIFFAISKTIGFGTDTWVYPNISHPEYGRLARKYIYCLYWSTLTLTTIGETPPPVKDLEYLFVVADFLIGVLIFATIVGNVGAMISNMNASRAEFQAKIDSIKQYMQFRKVSKDLEARVIKWFDYLWTEKKTCDEKEVLKNLPDKLKAEIAINVHLDTLKKVRIFQDCEAGLLIELVLKLQPQVFSPGDYICKKGDIGREMYIIKEGKLAVVADDGVTQFVVLSDGAYFGEISILGIKGSKAGNRRTANIRSVGYSDLFALSKDDLMEALTEYPDAKKALEEKGKSILRKDNLLDEAVASAGADPKDLEEKVHRLEGSLDVMTTKFAKLMAEYTTYQGKIKQRITNMENKVKKLRAEELSEVVEDKKDEDKTTK, from the exons ATGGCGAAGATTTGTACAGAGCAGTCCTACCCGTCCCGGCAACATCTCTCGGTTCGAGCCTCTGACGATGAACTGAACCAGGCTGAAAATGGTGCAAGCAG GGCACATTCTCTTGGTGAGGACACCTCTTCTGACATGCAGGGAATTATTTCTACTGGAACAAGCCAGTTTCCGGAGTCCAGGAGAACTTCCTTCACAGGTTCGGGGGCTATGGCAAG GCTTACTCAATTCCTGGTCATGCTGCAGAACTGGGCATCTCACAGGCTTCACAGAGAGGTCGAGCGTCCCGACTCCTTTTTGGAGCGATTTCGTGGACCAGACCTCAAAGACTTGTCTAGCCGTGGGAGTAACACCCATTCCTCTATAGGTCTTCCTGACAGACCTC ACAAACACTGGAATATGGCAACTTACAATATGAACAACTGCAACAATACAGATGA CAAAAAGGAGGACAAaaaggaggaaataaaaaagGATGGAGACAAGGAAGAGAAAAAAGAGGAGAAAAAGGAGGAGAAAAAAGAGGAGAATAAAGATGAGAAAAAGGAGGAGAAAAAAGATGAAAAGAAAGATGATAAAAAGAAAGATGCTCCTCCTCCACC GAAGGAAGTTTGGATCATGGACCCCTCCTCAGACAAATATTACAGATGGTTGTCCATCATAGCAGCGCCGGTTTTCTACAACCTCATTATGTTG ATGTGGTAAATgctgcattgtttttatttctatagGGCGGGTTTCAATGAGCTTCAGGACTCTTATACAGTGCTTTGGATCATTCTGGACTACGGCTCAGATGTGATCTACTACATGGACACGTTCGTTCGATCAAGAACAG gtTTCTTGGAGCAGGGCCTTCTTGTTAAAGATGGCAAGAAGCTGGTGAATCATTACAAAAAAATCCCACAATTCAAATACGACATGATTTCAATGATTCCCACAGATTTATTAATGTTTAAGGTGGGATTTAACAATCCCGAGCTTCGTTTCAATCGTCTCTTCAAAATGGCCCGTCTCTTTGAGTTCTTCGACCGCACGGAAACCAGAACAAACTATCCGAACATTTTCCGTATCAGCAACCTCGTGCTTTACATCCTCATTATTATTCACTGGAACGCTTGCATTTTCTTTGCCATTTCCAAAACCATCGGCTTTGGGACAGACACGTGGGTATACCCGAACATAAGCCACCCTGAATATGGCCGCCTGGCCAGAAAATACATCTACTGTCTGTATTGGTCCACTCTCACACTTACCACCATTGGAGAAACTCCTCCACCTGTTAAAGATCTTGAATATTTGTTTGTCGTTGCCGACTTCCTCATCGGTGTGTTGATATTCGCCACCATCGTCGGTAATGTCGGCGCAATGATTTCCAACATGAACGCTTCCCGTGCCGAGTTTCAGGCCAAGATCGACTCCATCAAGCAATATATGCAGTTTCGTAAAGTCAGCAAAGATCTGGAGGCTCGGGTCATCAAATGGTTCGACTACCTCTggacggagaagaagacttgcGATGAAAAGGAAGTCTTGAAGAACCTTCCGGACAAGCTCAAAGCCGAGATTGCCATCAACGTCCATTTGGACACGCTGAAAAAGGTGCGAATCTTCCAGGATTGCGAAGCGGGGCTACTTATCGAGTTGGTGCTTAAGTTACAGCCGCAGGTCTTCAGTCCTGGAGATTACATATGCAAGAAGGGCGACATCGGCCGAGAAATGTACATCATCAAAGAAGGAAAGCTCGCCGTGGTGGCTGATGACGGTGTTACCCAATTTGTGGTGCTCAGCGACGGTGCATACTTCGGAGAAATCAGCATTCTCGGAATTAAGGGCAGTAAGGCCGGAAACAGAAGAACGGCAAACATTCGTAGTGTTGGATATTCTGATCTATTCGCCCTGTCCAAAGACGACCTCATGGAAGCATTGACAGAGTACCCAGATGCCAAAAAAGCCCTGGAGGAGAAAGGAAAGTCCATCCTGAGGAAGGACAACCTTCTCGATGAGGCGGTGGCGAGCGCAGGCGCTGATCCCAAAGATCTAGAAGAGAAGGTTCACCGTCTAGAGGGAAGCCTCGATGTGATGACAACCAAATTTGCCAAGCTTATGGCAGAGTACACGACTTACCAGGGCAAGATCAAGCAGAGGATCACCAACATGGAGAACAAAGTTAAAAAACTGCGAGCAGAAGAGCTGTCTGAAGTGGTTGAGGACAAAAAAGATGAGGATAAGACGACAAAATAA